The Metallosphaera hakonensis JCM 8857 = DSM 7519 genome includes the window TCTCCTTTCCTAGTTACAGTTATGTCCCTAAATGGAGGTATACCTGCACTATACCACATCTTTACCCTATTAATGACGAAATCGAAACTTCTTTCAAGCTTCATATACGAGAGAGGCCTAGGATCTTTCCTAACTATTACTGCAGAGATGACTCCGCCCTTGTATTGACCGGAGTACATTTTCCCTTCCAGGACGGCCTCCACTTCGACCCTTCTCCTAATTGAACCAAATTCATTAAATCCAAATCCGGCATCATCAAAGTGTACTGAGCCTCCCACTGCTAGGTCTTCGAGTCCATAGATTTCAACACTGTACTTCATTAAGTCCCTCCAAGGAGTTCCAGGTAAGATTCTCAACCTATCCCCGAGATCTTCCACTCCTCGAAAGTCAGTCAGATCTAGGATCCTTTTACCTTCTTCTCCCCTGAAGTACTCGTATCTGGGCGTTCCATCCCTCGTTAAATCCTGAGGATTCCTAACAACCACGACTTCCTGAGGAGGGCTAACTCTCCTTGTTCTTGATATCGCCGAGTAAATGATACCTGCCACGAGTGGTAATGTACAGTCACAAATAAAAATGAATCACTTGAATATTTTTACGTTGCTAAACTCTTTTTACCTCTATATTCTAGTATTAGTTTGAAATAGTTATTAGGTAGATCTTCGGCATCAATTAGGGCGTAATCGTACTTCTTAATGACTGGAATGCACACTGTTAACAAGGGTCTATCTACAACTATGGTTATTCTACTTTCTCCTTTTCTCTTCTCGAGAAGGGACGCTAAGTCCTTCTCATTGGTAACTATTTCTGACATACTTTTTACCTGAGCAAGTGTAGTAATAAATTGCATGGAATTACTGGAGAGGCTCTCTGAGTCACTGAAAATCATGGGGGCTAACATAGCTCACGTTTATACTGAAACTGCCTTAGACCCTGAAATGGGACCTTCTGTAGCTGATCTTAACCTAGATCCCAGGATAGTCAACGGACTAAGAAACGTAGGAATAGAGAGGCTCTATAAATATCAGTGGGATACAATTAATTCTATATTAAAAAGGGAGAACATAGCAATAATTTCAGGGACAGGAACGGGGAAAACTGAAGCCTTCTTCGTCCCTCTCCTTCAAACAGCGTTGAATGGGGAGAGATCCGTGTTGATATATCCAACTAAGGCCTTGGCTCGGGATCAGCTCAACAGGATGAGATATCTAACCTCGAGTGTTCCAGACGTGAGAATTGAAGTGCTCGACGGGGACGTGGATTACAGGAGAAGAGAGGAGATCTACGAGGATCCGCCGGAAATAATTATAACCAACCCTGACATGATCCACCTGGGCCTATCCCTTTCGCCCCGATTCAGAAACCTAATGAGATCTGCAGATCATTACGTAGTTGATGAAATGCACGTGTATGATGGAGTATTGGGATCTCATTTGAGGAGGATATTGGACAGGATAAGGGATATGAACTGCGATATTCACGTTATCGGTGCCAGTGGCACCGTTGAGGCAACTCCCTTTCTCCTGAACGAATTGTTCGGAGTAGAGGGGAAGATAATTAGGGGGGTCCCAAGACGTAGAGGTATGGCCATCCATGCCCTAGTCTCGTCCAACGGAGTCAGTAGGTGGACGCTCTCAGGTTTTCTCTCTGGCCTAATGGTAAAAGAGGGATTGAAGACGCTTGTCTTCGTGGACTCACAGCAAATGGCTGAGAGGCTCGCCAAGATCGCTGAAAGATTTGGAGCCAACCTCGCAGTGCACAGGGCCGGAATCTTACCCAAGGAAAGAATCGAAGTGGAGGAGAGACTGAGAAGCGGGGAACTTCAAGGAGTTGTGGCAACTCCTACCTTGGAGTTGGGTATAGACATAGGGAGCCTGGACGCAGTTATAATGGCCGAGAATCCTCCCAGTTTCTCCAAATACCTCCAGAGAGCAGGTAGGGCCGGGAGAAGGAACAGGACAGGGTTCGTATTCACTGTCATGGGAGATAGCCCCATTGACAGCTATTTCATAAGGAGGCCGGAGGAGTTCTTCAACAGGAAATTAACCCCCATAACCTTTGACAACAGCAACATGGAGGTCCTGAAGATTCACGCTGCCTCATATGTCCTAGAAAAATATGGGGTTAGGAAGGAGGAACTGCCTGACCTTTGGATAAGGGCTCTCCAGGAGCTAGTTAATGAGCAGATTGTAGTTGAAAAGGGCGGAGTTTACTATTCTACTCCAAGAACCAGAAAGTTTGTAAGC containing:
- a CDS encoding DEAD/DEAH box helicase, with translation MELLERLSESLKIMGANIAHVYTETALDPEMGPSVADLNLDPRIVNGLRNVGIERLYKYQWDTINSILKRENIAIISGTGTGKTEAFFVPLLQTALNGERSVLIYPTKALARDQLNRMRYLTSSVPDVRIEVLDGDVDYRRREEIYEDPPEIIITNPDMIHLGLSLSPRFRNLMRSADHYVVDEMHVYDGVLGSHLRRILDRIRDMNCDIHVIGASGTVEATPFLLNELFGVEGKIIRGVPRRRGMAIHALVSSNGVSRWTLSGFLSGLMVKEGLKTLVFVDSQQMAERLAKIAERFGANLAVHRAGILPKERIEVEERLRSGELQGVVATPTLELGIDIGSLDAVIMAENPPSFSKYLQRAGRAGRRNRTGFVFTVMGDSPIDSYFIRRPEEFFNRKLTPITFDNSNMEVLKIHAASYVLEKYGVRKEELPDLWIRALQELVNEQIVVEKGGVYYSTPRTRKFVSSTSLRSAGPTVRIIESKKIGERELPAALFDLYPGALYLASKKSYKVDSLDLTTLEAKVSKAEEEYYTKPLYKVDMREFHEIESRKVLGLPVKYGEIKVTVSVTGYVMYDIYSRRDKPMGEIAYDEPIEFTYNTKGLLIKHPLIEDWDLLSSMEAYHATEHVLIHAGRVVAGASITDLSGISYPSGHVVIYDSTIGGNGVSRLLYQRLESAYDIALDIVKGCDCEDGCPKCVFDPYCGNNNRVLSRRKSMRLIQDVIGGELVEDGTPMGESVR